The Streptomyces sp. NBC_01775 genome includes a region encoding these proteins:
- a CDS encoding cytochrome P450 yields MTSTPHSVDGFPTARRCPFDPPSAFAALRAERPIVRMAYPGGSDGWLVTGYALSRDALTHPALSARHELRASPIPMPLTPAAAPPGVFIGMDAPEHTRYRGPLNRHFTVRRVRKLEPAIEQATAERISALEALEGAGSPADLMAEFAMPIPVQVISELLGSTDEITDEIQRLRATTLDRGSPSVDAAAAVGATNARMTDLVRLRRASPSDDLLSVLITDGDLNDEELAGLAMMMLIAGHETTANMIAMAIYLLLSDEALRVAVLGLSDPYDTRGAELSDDMVNELLRHLSVTQFVSRAATEDLELGGVRISAGETVTVSLSAANRDPEQFDDPETFRTEGPVNSHIAFGHGLHQCIGHNLARSEMKIAIPALFRAFPRLQLAGKEAEFGTREGFTIHGVDRLPVTW; encoded by the coding sequence TCCGCCTTCGCCGCGCTGCGCGCCGAACGTCCGATCGTCCGCATGGCCTACCCCGGCGGAAGCGACGGCTGGCTCGTGACCGGCTACGCGCTCTCCCGCGACGCCCTCACCCACCCGGCCCTCAGTGCCCGCCACGAACTGCGGGCCTCCCCCATCCCGATGCCGCTCACCCCGGCGGCGGCGCCGCCCGGCGTCTTCATCGGCATGGACGCCCCCGAGCACACCCGCTACCGGGGTCCGCTCAACCGCCACTTCACGGTGCGCCGCGTGCGCAAGCTGGAGCCGGCCATCGAACAGGCGACGGCCGAGAGAATCTCGGCCCTGGAGGCCCTGGAAGGCGCCGGCTCTCCCGCCGATCTGATGGCCGAGTTCGCGATGCCGATTCCCGTGCAGGTCATCTCCGAACTGCTCGGCTCCACCGACGAGATCACCGACGAGATCCAGCGGCTGCGCGCCACCACCCTCGACCGGGGCAGCCCCTCCGTCGACGCTGCCGCCGCCGTCGGCGCCACCAACGCGCGCATGACGGACCTGGTGCGCCTGCGCCGGGCCAGCCCCTCCGACGACCTGCTGAGCGTGCTGATCACCGACGGTGACCTCAACGACGAGGAGCTGGCGGGACTGGCGATGATGATGCTGATCGCCGGGCACGAGACCACCGCCAACATGATCGCGATGGCCATCTACCTGCTGCTGAGCGACGAGGCGCTGCGCGTGGCGGTCCTGGGCCTGTCGGACCCGTACGACACCCGGGGGGCGGAGCTGTCCGACGACATGGTCAACGAGCTGCTGCGCCATCTGTCGGTGACCCAGTTCGTGAGCCGGGCCGCGACCGAGGACCTGGAGCTGGGCGGGGTGCGCATCAGCGCGGGCGAGACCGTCACGGTCTCCCTCTCGGCCGCCAACCGCGACCCCGAACAGTTCGACGACCCCGAGACGTTCCGCACCGAAGGCCCCGTCAACAGCCACATCGCCTTCGGGCACGGCCTGCACCAGTGCATCGGCCACAACCTCGCGCGATCCGAGATGAAGATCGCCATACCCGCGCTCTTCCGCGCCTTCCCCAGGCTCCAACTGGCGGGCAAGGAAGCGGAGTTCGGCACCCGCGAGGGCTTCACCATCCACGGTGTGGACCGGCTGCCGGTCACCTGGTGA